The following proteins are co-located in the Bosea sp. AS-1 genome:
- a CDS encoding DNA translocase FtsK, whose translation MRTIRRSRSLMDRLPDPVREFLSRRASELIGLGLLALMVVVALALASWSVDDPSLNNATNGAVRNWLGRPGAMIADLLMQLVGLGVIALLFPPMIWALRLIRFHLFDRGALKLGLWVIGIAAAAAVASALPATPRWPLPTGMGGVVGDGLLFGTRNIAGIAGGAVASLVGFLYAGIAILAVTAAAGFGFVHDEDPVLDDETDDGLSDGEERGDEEPGIAVILIGWLAHGAMALRAAILRRLPHPPEPAVDTGPTPQANAGRVRREPQFGAGPAPRQSLPNFDPEPLPGARAPAARDFDDDPPFDIDDAQDLRDLNAPRVTAPAPAPKPGKRMQREAQPSFLDRDSFELPPLTYLAEPKKIAANALSTDALEQNATLLEGVLEDFGVRGEITQVRPGPVVTLYELEPAPGTKSSRVISLADDIARSMSAVSARVAVVQGKNAIGIELPNSKRETVFLRELLASQDFEATKHKLALCLGKTIGGEPVIADLARMPHLLVAGTTGSGKSVAINTMILSILYRLKPEQCRLIMVDPKMLELSVYDGIPHLLTPVVTDPKKAVVALKWAVREMEERYKKMSKLSVRNIDGFNARVGEAKAAGEIITRTVQTGFDKHSGEAIYEEEVMDLEPLPYIVVIVDEMADLMMVAGKEIEGTIQRLAQMARAAGIHVVLATQRPSVDVITGTIKANFPTRISFQVTSKIDSRTILGEMGAEQLLGQGDMLYMAGGGRITRVHGPFVSDNEVEKVVAHLKTQGRPQYLDAVTSEEEEGEEGEDGAVFDKTGMGSVDSDDPYEQAVAVVLRDKKASTSYIQRRLQIGYNRAASIMERMENEGIVGPANHAGKREILVETQGHGDDE comes from the coding sequence ATGCGCACCATCCGCCGCTCCCGATCGCTCATGGACCGCCTGCCCGATCCGGTGCGGGAGTTCCTGTCGCGCCGCGCCTCCGAGCTGATCGGGCTCGGGCTGCTCGCGCTGATGGTCGTCGTCGCGCTCGCCCTTGCGAGCTGGTCGGTCGACGATCCGAGCCTCAACAACGCCACCAACGGCGCCGTGCGCAACTGGCTCGGCCGACCGGGTGCGATGATCGCCGATCTGCTGATGCAGCTCGTCGGCCTCGGCGTCATCGCCCTGCTCTTTCCGCCGATGATCTGGGCGCTGCGGCTGATTCGCTTCCATCTCTTCGACCGCGGCGCGCTCAAGCTCGGCCTCTGGGTCATCGGCATCGCCGCGGCCGCCGCCGTCGCCAGCGCGCTGCCAGCCACGCCGCGCTGGCCCCTGCCGACCGGCATGGGCGGCGTTGTCGGCGACGGCCTGCTCTTCGGCACGCGCAACATCGCCGGAATCGCGGGCGGTGCGGTCGCGAGCCTCGTCGGTTTCCTCTATGCCGGCATCGCAATTCTTGCCGTCACCGCCGCTGCCGGCTTCGGCTTCGTCCATGACGAGGATCCGGTCCTCGATGACGAAACCGATGACGGCCTGTCCGACGGCGAGGAGCGTGGCGATGAAGAGCCCGGCATCGCCGTGATCCTCATCGGCTGGCTTGCCCATGGCGCGATGGCGCTGCGCGCCGCGATCCTGCGCCGCCTGCCGCACCCGCCCGAGCCCGCCGTCGACACCGGCCCGACACCACAGGCGAACGCCGGTCGCGTCCGCCGCGAACCGCAATTCGGCGCCGGGCCGGCACCGCGCCAGTCCCTGCCGAATTTCGATCCCGAACCACTGCCCGGCGCGCGCGCTCCCGCGGCTCGTGATTTCGACGACGATCCACCCTTCGACATCGACGATGCGCAGGACCTGCGCGACCTCAATGCACCCCGCGTAACGGCGCCCGCTCCCGCGCCCAAGCCGGGCAAGCGCATGCAGCGCGAGGCCCAGCCCTCCTTCCTCGACCGCGATTCCTTCGAATTGCCGCCGCTGACTTATCTGGCCGAGCCGAAGAAGATCGCCGCCAATGCCCTCTCGACCGACGCTTTGGAACAGAACGCCACGCTGCTCGAAGGCGTGCTCGAGGATTTCGGCGTGCGCGGCGAGATCACGCAGGTCCGGCCCGGCCCTGTTGTGACGCTGTACGAGCTGGAGCCAGCTCCGGGGACGAAGTCGTCGCGTGTGATTTCGCTGGCGGACGACATCGCGCGTTCGATGAGCGCGGTGTCGGCGCGGGTCGCGGTGGTGCAGGGCAAGAACGCCATCGGCATCGAGCTGCCCAACAGCAAGCGCGAGACCGTCTTCCTGCGCGAGCTCCTCGCCAGCCAGGATTTCGAGGCGACCAAGCACAAGCTCGCCCTCTGCCTCGGCAAGACCATCGGCGGCGAGCCGGTGATCGCGGATCTGGCGCGTATGCCCCACCTGCTCGTGGCGGGCACCACCGGCTCGGGCAAGTCCGTCGCGATCAACACCATGATCCTGTCGATCCTCTACCGGCTCAAGCCGGAGCAGTGCCGCCTGATCATGGTCGATCCCAAGATGCTGGAGCTCTCCGTCTATGACGGCATCCCGCATCTGCTCACCCCCGTCGTCACCGATCCGAAGAAGGCGGTCGTCGCCCTGAAATGGGCGGTGCGCGAGATGGAGGAGCGCTACAAGAAGATGTCGAAGCTCTCGGTGCGCAACATCGACGGCTTCAACGCCAGGGTCGGCGAGGCCAAGGCCGCCGGCGAGATCATCACCCGCACGGTCCAGACAGGCTTCGACAAGCACAGCGGCGAGGCGATCTACGAGGAGGAGGTCATGGACCTCGAGCCTCTGCCCTATATCGTCGTCATCGTCGACGAGATGGCCGATCTGATGATGGTCGCCGGCAAGGAGATCGAGGGTACGATCCAGCGGCTCGCCCAGATGGCCCGTGCCGCCGGCATCCACGTCGTGCTGGCCACCCAAAGGCCCTCGGTCGACGTCATCACCGGCACGATCAAGGCGAACTTCCCGACCCGGATCTCCTTCCAGGTCACGAGCAAGATCGACTCGCGCACGATCCTCGGCGAGATGGGTGCCGAGCAGCTCTTGGGCCAGGGCGACATGCTCTACATGGCCGGCGGCGGCCGCATCACCCGCGTGCACGGCCCCTTCGTCTCGGACAACGAGGTCGAGAAGGTCGTCGCCCATCTCAAGACGCAAGGGCGGCCGCAATATCTCGACGCCGTCACCTCCGAGGAAGAGGAGGGCGAGGAGGGCGAGGACGGCGCCGTCTTCGACAAGACCGGCATGGGTTCCGTCGACTCCGACGACCCCTACGAGCAGGCCGTCGCCGTCGTGCTGCGCGACAAGAAGGCCTCGACCTCCTACATCCAGCGACGCCTCCAGATCGGCTACAACCGCGCCGCATCCATCATGGAGCGCATGGAGAACGAGGGCATCGTCGGTCCCGCCAACCACGCCGGTAAACGCGAAATCCTCGTCGAAACCCAAGGTCACGGCGACGACGAATAG
- a CDS encoding ammonium transporter, translating into MNFRTFLRAGATGLAFAALGAGVAFAQTAAPEAPAAAAAVPNKGDTAWMLVSSLLVLFMTLPGLALFYGGLARSKNMLSVMSQITATAIIMCLIWVIYGYSLAFTSGGSLTSFVGSFSKAFLAGVTNDSTSDTFTKGVVIPEYVFICFQMTFAMITPALIVGGLVERMKFSALVLFVVLWGSFVYFPIAHMVWFSEGYLFTLGALDFAGGTVVHINAGIAALVGALLLGKRIGYGKELMTPHSLTMTFIGTAVLWVGWFGFNAGSNLEATAGAALAMINTFVATAGAGLGWLFIEWVVKGKPSLLGMLSGIVAGLVAITPAAGLVGPMGAIVLGIVAGIVCFFFCTTVKNALGYDDSLDVFGVHGVGGIIGSIGTGIFVSPALGGVGVADYAMGAQVWKQFVAVAIAVLWSGIGSFILYKIVDVVVGLRVTSDQEREGLDIAEHGERAYNI; encoded by the coding sequence ATGAATTTCAGGACTTTCCTGCGGGCCGGAGCGACCGGCCTCGCGTTCGCCGCGCTCGGCGCCGGCGTAGCCTTCGCCCAGACGGCAGCGCCCGAGGCGCCGGCGGCGGCCGCCGCCGTGCCCAACAAGGGCGATACCGCCTGGATGCTGGTGTCCTCGCTCCTCGTTCTCTTCATGACGCTGCCGGGGCTGGCGCTGTTCTACGGTGGTCTCGCCCGCTCGAAGAACATGCTCTCCGTGATGAGCCAGATCACCGCCACGGCGATTATCATGTGCCTGATCTGGGTGATCTACGGCTACAGCCTGGCCTTCACCAGCGGCGGCTCCCTCACCAGCTTCGTCGGCTCCTTCTCGAAAGCCTTCCTCGCCGGCGTGACCAATGACTCGACCTCCGACACCTTCACCAAGGGCGTCGTGATCCCCGAATACGTCTTCATCTGCTTCCAGATGACCTTCGCGATGATCACGCCCGCACTCATCGTCGGCGGCCTCGTCGAGCGCATGAAGTTCTCGGCGCTGGTGCTGTTCGTCGTGCTCTGGGGCAGCTTCGTCTATTTCCCGATCGCCCACATGGTCTGGTTCTCCGAAGGCTATCTCTTCACCCTCGGCGCGCTCGATTTCGCTGGCGGCACCGTCGTGCATATCAATGCCGGTATCGCGGCCCTGGTCGGCGCGCTCTTGCTCGGCAAGCGCATCGGCTACGGCAAGGAGCTGATGACGCCCCACTCGCTGACCATGACCTTCATCGGCACCGCCGTGCTCTGGGTCGGCTGGTTCGGCTTCAACGCCGGCTCGAACCTCGAGGCGACCGCCGGCGCGGCGCTCGCCATGATCAACACCTTCGTCGCAACAGCGGGCGCCGGCCTCGGCTGGCTCTTCATCGAATGGGTGGTCAAGGGCAAGCCTTCGCTGCTGGGCATGCTCTCGGGCATCGTTGCCGGCCTCGTCGCCATCACCCCGGCCGCCGGACTCGTCGGGCCGATGGGAGCGATCGTGCTCGGCATCGTCGCCGGCATCGTCTGCTTCTTCTTCTGCACCACGGTGAAGAACGCGCTCGGCTACGATGATTCGCTCGACGTCTTCGGCGTCCACGGCGTCGGCGGCATCATCGGTTCGATCGGCACCGGCATCTTCGTCTCGCCGGCTTTGGGCGGCGTCGGCGTCGCCGACTACGCGATGGGCGCTCAGGTCTGGAAGCAGTTCGTCGCCGTCGCGATCGCCGTGCTCTGGAGCGGTATTGGCTCCTTCATCCTCTACAAGATCGTCGACGTTGTCGTCGGATTGCGTGTCACCTCCGATCAGGAGCGCGAGGGCCTCGACATCGCCGAGCATGGCGAGCGCGCCTACAACATCTGA
- a CDS encoding P-II family nitrogen regulator, whose protein sequence is MKIVMAIIKPFKLEEVRDALTAIGVHGLTVTEVKGYGRQKGHTEIYRGAEYAVSFLPKIKIEVAVGNDLVDRVVEAITTTARTGQIGDGKIFVFAIEKAVRIRTGETDADAL, encoded by the coding sequence ATGAAAATCGTGATGGCGATCATCAAGCCCTTCAAGCTGGAGGAGGTGCGCGATGCGCTCACCGCCATCGGCGTGCACGGGCTCACCGTGACGGAAGTGAAGGGCTACGGCCGGCAGAAGGGCCATACCGAGATCTACCGCGGCGCCGAATACGCCGTGAGCTTCCTGCCGAAGATCAAGATCGAGGTGGCGGTCGGCAACGACCTCGTCGACCGCGTCGTCGAGGCAATCACCACCACCGCCCGCACCGGCCAGATCGGCGACGGCAAGATCTTCGTGTTCGCGATCGAGAAGGCCGTGCGGATCCGCACCGGCGAGACCGACGCCGACGCCCTCTGA
- the tesB gene encoding acyl-CoA thioesterase II, translating to MSQQISASLTAILDLERLESNLFRGRSPKSTWPRVFGGQVIAQSLYAACKTVEGRQPHSLHAYFLLPGDPEQPIVYEVDRLRDGRSFTTRRVLAIQKGEAIFAMSASFQVDEPGYEHQMPMPKVPMPEELPDREEMASSILPHMPDAVQAYYQRKRPIEIRPVELERYRTGGKMEPKFNVWIRAMEPLPDEPALHRSVLAYASDLMLLDSSLIAHGTTVFDQKIQGASLDHALWFHRPFRADDWLLYAQDSPSTSGARGFSRGLVFDRQGNLVASVAQEGLIRPRPDRA from the coding sequence ATGTCACAGCAGATCAGCGCTTCCCTGACAGCGATCCTCGATCTCGAGCGGCTTGAAAGCAATCTGTTCCGGGGTCGCAGCCCTAAATCGACCTGGCCGCGTGTCTTTGGCGGTCAGGTGATCGCGCAATCGCTCTATGCCGCGTGCAAGACTGTCGAGGGCCGCCAGCCGCATTCCCTGCACGCCTATTTCCTTCTGCCGGGCGATCCGGAGCAACCGATCGTCTATGAGGTTGACCGTTTGCGCGACGGTCGCTCCTTCACCACAAGGCGCGTGCTCGCCATCCAGAAGGGCGAGGCGATCTTCGCCATGTCGGCTTCGTTCCAGGTCGACGAGCCGGGCTACGAGCACCAGATGCCGATGCCGAAGGTGCCGATGCCCGAGGAACTGCCGGACAGGGAGGAGATGGCCAGTAGCATCCTGCCGCACATGCCGGACGCAGTGCAGGCCTATTACCAGCGCAAGCGGCCGATCGAGATTCGCCCGGTCGAGCTTGAGCGCTATCGCACCGGCGGCAAGATGGAACCGAAGTTCAACGTCTGGATCCGGGCGATGGAACCGCTCCCGGACGAGCCCGCCCTCCACCGGAGCGTGCTCGCCTATGCCTCTGACCTGATGCTGCTCGATTCCAGCCTCATCGCCCATGGCACCACTGTCTTCGACCAGAAGATCCAGGGTGCCAGCCTCGACCACGCCCTTTGGTTCCACCGCCCCTTCCGCGCCGATGACTGGCTGCTCTACGCGCAGGACAGCCCCTCGACCTCGGGCGCACGCGGCTTTTCGCGCGGGCTGGTTTTCGACCGACAGGGCAATCTCGTCGCCTCGGTGGCGCAGGAGGGGCTGATCCGCCCGCGACCCGATCGCGCCTGA
- a CDS encoding ubiquinone biosynthesis hydroxylase, producing MMAIAPDGSTRIVIAGGGIAGLSLALALKQALGAAFSIVLADPTVNAVPKADNRAYAVAAGARAMLETLGVWDAVSDKAQAMTEMVISDSRTNDAVRPIFLTFDGEVEPGQPFAHMVENGALVVELKAACQLAGVELRPVGVRRFRVEDEDVEVVFADGVRERAALLVAADGARSKLRDQAGIGWVGWGYRQSGIVATIGHERPHHGRAVEHFLPAGPFAILPLADGGRLGHRSSIVWTERTENVEPLLSLDAEDILTEIEARFGLELGEIALESPVSAHPLGFGVARRFVDYRFALLGDAAHLIHPIAGQGLNLGLKDVAALAEAIVDAARLGLDPGALDVLEGYEKARRFDTVAMGAVTDGLNRLFSNDATPLRLARDLGLGMVDRLPGLKRFFIREAAGVAGAPPRLLRGETL from the coding sequence ATGATGGCCATTGCGCCGGATGGAAGCACGCGCATCGTCATTGCCGGCGGCGGCATCGCCGGCCTGAGCCTGGCGCTCGCGTTGAAACAGGCTCTCGGGGCGGCTTTCTCGATCGTCCTCGCCGATCCGACGGTGAACGCGGTGCCGAAGGCCGACAACCGTGCCTATGCGGTGGCCGCCGGGGCTCGCGCCATGCTTGAGACGCTCGGTGTCTGGGATGCGGTTTCCGACAAGGCGCAGGCTATGACGGAAATGGTCATCTCCGACAGCCGGACCAACGACGCGGTCCGGCCAATCTTCCTGACCTTCGACGGCGAGGTCGAGCCCGGCCAGCCCTTCGCCCATATGGTCGAGAACGGTGCGCTCGTGGTCGAGCTGAAGGCGGCCTGCCAACTGGCCGGGGTCGAGCTGCGGCCGGTCGGCGTCCGCCGTTTCCGTGTCGAGGACGAGGATGTCGAGGTCGTCTTCGCGGATGGCGTGCGCGAGCGCGCTGCGCTGCTCGTCGCGGCCGATGGTGCTCGCTCGAAGCTGCGCGATCAGGCGGGTATCGGCTGGGTCGGTTGGGGGTACCGGCAGTCGGGCATCGTCGCGACAATCGGGCATGAACGGCCTCATCATGGCCGCGCCGTCGAGCATTTTCTGCCCGCGGGCCCCTTTGCGATCCTGCCTCTGGCGGATGGCGGCAGGCTCGGCCACCGCTCCTCGATCGTCTGGACGGAGCGGACCGAGAACGTCGAGCCCCTGCTCTCGCTGGACGCAGAGGACATTCTGACCGAGATCGAGGCGCGCTTCGGGCTCGAGCTTGGCGAGATCGCCCTGGAAAGTCCGGTGAGCGCGCACCCGCTGGGCTTCGGCGTGGCGCGGCGCTTCGTCGACTACCGCTTCGCACTGCTCGGCGATGCCGCCCACCTCATCCACCCGATCGCGGGGCAGGGGCTCAATCTCGGCCTGAAAGACGTTGCGGCATTGGCGGAGGCGATCGTCGATGCGGCCCGGCTCGGGCTCGACCCCGGTGCGCTCGACGTGCTGGAGGGCTACGAGAAGGCCCGCCGCTTCGATACCGTCGCCATGGGCGCGGTAACGGACGGGCTCAACCGGCTGTTCTCGAACGATGCGACGCCGCTCAGGCTGGCCCGCGACCTCGGATTGGGAATGGTCGACCGGCTGCCTGGGCTGAAGCGCTTCTTCATCCGCGAAGCGGCCGGTGTCGCCGGCGCCCCGCCGCGTCTGCTCAGGGGCGAAACGCTTTAG
- a CDS encoding Trm112 family protein yields the protein MTNETDTATRIDPKLLEILVCPLTKSTLEYDAAKQELISRAAKLAYPIRDGIPIMLPEEARPLED from the coding sequence ATGACGAACGAGACCGACACCGCCACGCGCATCGACCCGAAGCTGCTCGAGATCCTGGTCTGCCCTCTGACCAAGAGCACGCTGGAGTATGACGCGGCAAAGCAGGAGCTGATCAGCCGGGCCGCCAAGCTCGCCTATCCGATCCGCGACGGCATCCCGATCATGCTGCCGGAAGAGGCACGGCCGCTGGAGGACTGA